A DNA window from Porphyromonas gingivalis ATCC 33277 contains the following coding sequences:
- a CDS encoding lysylphosphatidylglycerol synthase transmembrane domain-containing protein, producing the protein MTNNIGQEIMPADKSDRWKSVAKVIIPLAIGGLLLWLVYRKMDFSAIGKIVRDGVNYYIIAFSLLFGLAANCIRGLRWQLLIEPLASPHPRKINAILTTLGNYTVNMALPRAGEFWRCAEESRYEKIPFPQLLGTLFMDRIMDLVMVGLITLSIMMGFQGFFSAFFARNPQLTQGFFTIFSSIWLYVAVVGIGLLFFLLYKYLSHVGPIRKVAALIGRILEGLRSIWHMEHKWLFILYSILLWVGYFFYFYTTFFAFDFTRSLGMGVGLISFAMSSIAVAVPVQGGVGPWHFMVIATLVAFGVTKEDAGAFALVVHTTQTVWTTAVGFVAIGLLPFVNKKYDRIKQSNN; encoded by the coding sequence ATGACTAATAATATAGGGCAAGAAATAATGCCCGCGGATAAGTCTGACAGATGGAAATCAGTAGCTAAGGTCATTATTCCTCTCGCCATAGGCGGTCTGCTCCTCTGGTTAGTGTACCGCAAAATGGATTTCTCCGCCATCGGCAAGATCGTCCGCGACGGTGTCAATTACTACATCATAGCTTTCTCTCTCTTGTTCGGATTGGCCGCCAACTGTATACGCGGCCTGCGCTGGCAACTCCTCATAGAGCCTTTGGCTTCTCCTCATCCACGGAAAATCAATGCCATTCTGACTACTTTGGGCAATTACACGGTCAATATGGCTCTGCCCCGTGCCGGAGAATTTTGGCGATGCGCGGAAGAAAGCCGCTACGAGAAAATACCTTTCCCCCAACTCCTCGGTACGCTTTTTATGGACAGGATCATGGACTTGGTGATGGTCGGACTTATCACATTGAGTATCATGATGGGCTTTCAAGGGTTTTTCTCCGCTTTTTTCGCTCGCAATCCACAACTGACACAAGGCTTTTTTACCATTTTCAGTTCCATCTGGCTATACGTTGCTGTTGTAGGTATCGGGCTACTTTTCTTCTTGCTCTATAAATACCTCTCACACGTAGGCCCCATTCGCAAAGTAGCAGCACTCATCGGTAGGATACTGGAGGGGCTTCGCTCTATCTGGCATATGGAGCACAAGTGGCTCTTCATCTTATATTCCATCCTCTTGTGGGTAGGATATTTCTTTTACTTCTACACCACATTCTTTGCTTTCGACTTTACACGATCGTTGGGGATGGGAGTGGGGTTGATCAGCTTCGCCATGAGCAGCATAGCCGTAGCCGTACCCGTACAGGGGGGCGTAGGGCCGTGGCACTTCATGGTTATTGCTACTCTTGTGGCTTTCGGCGTGACGAAAGAAGATGCCGGAGCATTTGCCTTGGTGGTACACACGACTCAAACCGTTTGGACTACGGCCGTCGGGTTCGTGGCTATCGGCTTGCTTCCTTTTGT